A section of the Gloeobacter violaceus PCC 7421 genome encodes:
- a CDS encoding PstS family phosphate ABC transporter substrate-binding protein, with the protein MKNKPLAVAASIVALAAGATLAQGLPAQAPSVKIDGSSTVYPITRAAVKAFEAEHKQFQGKIAVNFSGTGGGFRKFCSGETDISDASRPILQREMDECRRANVAFMELPVAFDALTVVVHPKNTWASEITVAELKKIWERASQGKITRWSQVRPGFPDRPLRLYGPGRDSGTYDYFAEAILGSADTDTRSDYEASEDDDVLVEGVAADPNALGYFGYAYYEANLNRLKTLAVDSGKGPVAPTDKNVEKGTYAPLSRPLFIYVNIVSAQKKAEVREFVDFYLENGAKLASLVGYVPLPAEGYHIANNHFHRGKRGTVYGGRAYLGLTIREVLLKTASF; encoded by the coding sequence ATGAAGAATAAACCACTTGCTGTCGCCGCCAGTATCGTGGCGCTTGCTGCGGGTGCGACCCTGGCGCAGGGGCTTCCCGCGCAGGCACCGTCCGTTAAGATCGATGGATCGAGCACGGTCTACCCGATCACCCGCGCCGCCGTCAAAGCCTTCGAGGCCGAACACAAGCAATTCCAGGGCAAAATCGCCGTCAACTTCTCCGGCACCGGCGGTGGATTTCGCAAGTTCTGCAGCGGTGAGACCGATATTTCCGACGCTTCGCGGCCGATCCTCCAAAGGGAGATGGATGAGTGCCGACGGGCAAACGTCGCCTTTATGGAACTGCCGGTGGCCTTCGACGCGCTCACGGTCGTCGTCCACCCCAAAAATACCTGGGCTAGCGAGATCACCGTCGCCGAGCTCAAAAAAATCTGGGAGCGCGCCTCCCAGGGCAAAATCACCCGCTGGAGTCAGGTGCGCCCCGGCTTTCCCGACCGGCCGCTCAGGCTGTATGGCCCCGGGCGCGACTCAGGGACGTATGACTACTTTGCTGAAGCCATTCTGGGCTCCGCCGACACCGACACCCGCAGCGATTACGAGGCATCTGAGGACGACGACGTGCTGGTAGAAGGAGTAGCTGCGGATCCCAACGCGCTGGGTTATTTTGGCTACGCCTACTACGAAGCGAACCTGAACAGACTGAAGACCCTGGCCGTCGATAGCGGCAAAGGCCCGGTAGCCCCTACCGACAAAAACGTCGAGAAGGGCACCTATGCTCCGCTGTCGCGACCGCTGTTCATCTACGTCAACATCGTCTCGGCGCAAAAAAAAGCGGAAGTGCGCGAATTTGTAGACTTTTACCTTGAAAACGGCGCGAAGCTCGCTTCCTTGGTGGGCTATGTACCCTTACCGGCGGAAGGCTATCACATCGCCAACAACCACTTCCATCGGGGCAAGCGCGGCACGGTGTACGGTGGGCGGGCCTACCTGGGGCTGACCATCCGCGAGGTGCTCCTCAAAACCGCCAGCTTCTAG
- a CDS encoding PstS family phosphate ABC transporter substrate-binding protein, with translation MLSVRAKAAAAGVAAAGLIGTFLSMPAHQAQAQSQQTIKVDGSSTVFPITEAVAEEFQKSKKGAVRVTVGVSGTGGGFKKFCRGETDISDASRPILKKEMDACKEAAIQYVELPVAYDALTVMVNPSNTWASTMTVAELKKIWEPEAQGKVTNWNQVRSSFPNAPLKLYGPGADSGTFDYFTEAVVGKSKASRGDFTASEDDNVLVQGIANDKNALGYFGYAYYAENKSKLKAVGVDGGKGPVLPSDKTVEDGTYNPLSRPIFIYVSNKAMARPEVKEFVEFYLKSAPTLVKQVKYVPLPKKAYDVALSHFQKNRMGTVFGGEAEVGLKIEDLLSREAKF, from the coding sequence ATGTTATCGGTACGCGCAAAAGCAGCGGCAGCCGGTGTGGCGGCGGCTGGTTTGATTGGCACGTTTTTGAGCATGCCCGCGCACCAGGCGCAGGCCCAGTCCCAACAGACCATCAAGGTCGACGGTTCGAGCACGGTCTTCCCGATCACCGAGGCGGTGGCCGAGGAATTCCAGAAAAGCAAAAAGGGCGCAGTCAGGGTGACCGTCGGCGTCTCGGGCACCGGCGGCGGCTTTAAAAAGTTCTGCCGCGGTGAGACCGATATCTCCGACGCTTCGCGTCCGATTCTCAAAAAAGAAATGGACGCCTGCAAGGAGGCAGCAATTCAATACGTCGAGTTGCCGGTGGCCTACGACGCGCTGACGGTCATGGTCAATCCGTCCAACACCTGGGCGAGCACGATGACAGTAGCGGAACTCAAAAAAATCTGGGAACCCGAGGCCCAGGGCAAAGTCACCAACTGGAATCAGGTGCGCTCGTCGTTTCCGAACGCGCCCCTGAAACTCTACGGCCCCGGTGCCGACTCCGGCACCTTCGACTACTTCACCGAAGCCGTGGTCGGTAAATCCAAAGCCAGCCGCGGCGATTTTACCGCTTCTGAAGACGACAACGTCCTGGTGCAGGGCATCGCCAACGACAAAAACGCCCTCGGTTACTTTGGCTACGCCTACTACGCCGAAAATAAGAGCAAGCTCAAGGCGGTGGGCGTCGACGGGGGCAAAGGACCTGTGCTCCCCTCGGACAAGACGGTCGAAGACGGCACCTACAACCCCCTCTCGCGGCCCATCTTCATCTACGTGAGCAACAAAGCGATGGCCCGGCCCGAGGTCAAGGAGTTCGTCGAGTTCTACCTCAAGAGCGCACCGACCCTGGTTAAGCAAGTCAAGTACGTCCCGCTGCCCAAAAAAGCCTACGACGTGGCTCTGAGCCACTTCCAGAAGAACCGCATGGGCACCGTCTTCGGCGGAGAGGCGGAGGTGGGCCTCAAGATCGAGGATCTGCTGAGCCGCGAAGCGAAGTTCTAA
- a CDS encoding ArsI/CadI family heavy metal resistance metalloenzyme, producing MEFRPHISLNVTDLEASVRFYRAAFAAEPTKHYADYANFRLEEPALHLALVAQPGPVRARSGDEHFGIEMFDAGQLALWQSRAKAAGLPMRTENAVTCCYAVGDKFWLTDPDGNDWEFWVRTDEAAAMHGEGESRPQEQTCCAPAPAALSTQQTCCG from the coding sequence ATGGAATTTCGCCCGCACATCAGCTTGAACGTGACGGACCTCGAAGCGTCGGTGCGCTTTTACCGTGCCGCCTTCGCCGCCGAGCCCACCAAACATTATGCCGATTACGCCAACTTTCGCCTGGAGGAGCCGGCACTGCACCTGGCTCTGGTGGCGCAGCCGGGTCCGGTGCGTGCGCGCTCCGGCGACGAGCACTTCGGTATCGAAATGTTCGATGCCGGGCAACTGGCGCTCTGGCAGTCGCGGGCCAAAGCCGCTGGTTTGCCGATGCGCACCGAGAACGCCGTCACCTGCTGCTACGCGGTGGGGGATAAATTTTGGCTCACCGACCCGGACGGCAATGACTGGGAATTTTGGGTGCGCACCGACGAAGCGGCGGCCATGCACGGCGAGGGCGAGAGCCGGCCCCAGGAGCAAACTTGCTGCGCTCCGGCACCCGCGGCGCTCTCGACTCAGCAAACCTGCTGTGGTTGA
- the pstC gene encoding phosphate ABC transporter permease subunit PstC, protein MALMATSDPSSLQSRGRPAGGALRYRPLRNLRERAIELVLLLAALSSVLTTAGIVAVLLFESFQFFAQVPLGQFLTDTQWTPLFANPRYGILPLVAGTLVTTVVALVVAIPLGTIAAIYLSEYAPAQLREVAKPVLELLSAVPTVVYGYFALLFVTPLLQKIYPDLPGFNMLSAGLVIGIMIIPYVSSLSEDAMRSVPMAIREGSYAMGATRMQTALRVVVPSAFSGIASAYVLGFSRAIGETMIVAIAAGTQPNLTLNPTEPAATITAYIVQVSLGDLPHGTLAYQTIFAAGLMLLAMTLTFNIAGHLLRKRFREVY, encoded by the coding sequence ATGGCATTGATGGCCACCAGCGATCCTTCCAGTCTTCAGAGCCGGGGCCGCCCCGCGGGCGGTGCCTTGCGCTACCGGCCCCTGCGCAACCTGCGCGAGCGGGCGATCGAACTGGTACTGCTGCTTGCCGCCCTCTCCTCGGTGCTCACGACCGCCGGTATCGTCGCGGTGTTGTTGTTCGAGTCGTTCCAGTTTTTCGCCCAGGTGCCGCTGGGGCAATTTCTCACCGACACCCAGTGGACGCCTTTGTTCGCCAATCCCCGCTACGGCATCCTGCCGCTGGTGGCCGGGACGCTGGTGACCACGGTGGTTGCCCTGGTTGTGGCCATTCCCCTGGGCACGATCGCCGCCATCTACCTGAGCGAGTACGCCCCCGCCCAGCTGCGCGAGGTGGCCAAGCCCGTCCTCGAATTGTTGAGCGCCGTGCCGACGGTGGTTTACGGTTACTTCGCGCTGTTGTTCGTGACGCCGCTGCTGCAGAAAATCTACCCGGATCTGCCCGGCTTCAACATGCTGAGCGCCGGGCTGGTGATCGGGATCATGATTATCCCCTATGTGTCGTCGCTCAGCGAGGATGCGATGCGCTCGGTGCCGATGGCGATTCGGGAGGGCTCCTACGCCATGGGGGCGACGCGCATGCAGACCGCCCTGCGCGTCGTGGTGCCTTCGGCCTTCTCAGGAATCGCCTCCGCCTACGTGCTGGGCTTCTCGCGGGCCATCGGCGAGACGATGATCGTGGCCATCGCCGCGGGCACCCAGCCCAATTTGACCCTTAACCCGACGGAGCCGGCAGCGACGATCACCGCCTACATCGTTCAGGTGAGCCTAGGCGATTTGCCCCACGGCACACTGGCCTACCAGACGATTTTTGCCGCCGGCCTGATGCTGCTCGCGATGACCCTCACGTTCAACATCGCCGGCCATCTGCTGCGCAAGCGCTTCCGGGAGGTCTACTGA
- a CDS encoding MIP/aquaporin family protein, whose product MFPVLADKRSDEPISPQPSEAAVSRPASAPARAPSGSDTPVESTWPRRELLAEAVGTFVLVFAGTGAVVVNAVSGGALTHLGISFVFGAVVAALIYTLGHISGAHINPAVTLTLWALGRFPARRVVPYMLVQLAGAAAASVAVLVCFGNQAKLGATLPLAGNWAQAFAVELLLTFILMLVICGSALDARAPRGFAGLAIGLTVGLEAGFGGPISGASMNPARSFGPALVAGAWEAHWVYWLAPIAGALLAGWVWHQMRDPLEETSSRLDGG is encoded by the coding sequence ATGTTCCCTGTGCTCGCCGACAAGAGGAGCGATGAACCTATCTCACCCCAGCCAAGCGAGGCAGCCGTGAGCCGTCCGGCCTCCGCCCCAGCCCGTGCCCCTTCCGGGAGTGACACCCCGGTCGAATCGACCTGGCCCCGGCGCGAACTGCTGGCCGAGGCGGTGGGCACTTTTGTACTGGTCTTCGCAGGCACCGGCGCGGTGGTGGTCAACGCCGTCTCGGGCGGCGCCCTCACCCATCTGGGTATCAGCTTCGTCTTCGGGGCGGTGGTGGCGGCGCTCATCTACACCCTGGGCCACATCAGCGGCGCCCACATCAATCCGGCGGTCACGCTGACGCTGTGGGCGCTCGGTCGCTTTCCGGCCCGGCGCGTCGTGCCCTATATGCTGGTGCAACTGGCTGGAGCGGCGGCGGCGAGTGTGGCGGTGCTCGTCTGTTTCGGCAATCAGGCAAAGCTCGGGGCGACGTTGCCCCTGGCGGGCAACTGGGCGCAAGCGTTCGCAGTCGAGTTGCTGCTGACGTTCATTTTGATGCTGGTCATCTGCGGCTCAGCCCTCGATGCGCGCGCGCCCCGAGGATTCGCGGGACTCGCCATTGGTCTGACCGTCGGACTGGAGGCAGGCTTCGGTGGACCGATCTCCGGGGCGAGCATGAACCCGGCCCGCTCCTTTGGCCCAGCGCTGGTGGCGGGAGCCTGGGAGGCGCACTGGGTCTACTGGTTGGCACCCATCGCCGGGGCGCTGCTAGCCGGTTGGGTGTGGCATCAGATGCGCGACCCGCTCGAAGAGACGTCCTCAAGACTCGATGGAGGCTAG
- the arsC gene encoding arsenate reductase, glutathione/glutaredoxin type → MKKVMFVCKRNSCRSQMAEGYARTLGAGVIEVVSSGLEASRVHPTAVQVMAAAGVDIAGQISKPLSDFGSEDFDVVISLCGCGVNLPEAWLTREIFEDWRVEDPDGQPVEVFHRVRDEIKQRVQNLVDALRTQPATRA, encoded by the coding sequence GTGAAGAAAGTGATGTTTGTGTGCAAGCGCAATTCCTGCCGCTCGCAGATGGCCGAAGGCTACGCCCGCACCCTGGGAGCCGGGGTGATCGAGGTGGTCAGCTCGGGGCTGGAGGCAAGCCGTGTGCACCCGACGGCCGTCCAGGTGATGGCTGCGGCGGGTGTCGATATTGCGGGTCAAATTTCCAAGCCCCTGAGTGATTTCGGCTCGGAGGATTTTGACGTGGTCATCTCGCTGTGCGGCTGCGGGGTGAATTTGCCGGAGGCGTGGCTGACGCGCGAGATTTTCGAAGACTGGCGCGTCGAGGACCCGGACGGGCAACCTGTCGAGGTCTTCCACCGGGTACGAGACGAAATCAAACAGCGCGTCCAAAATCTGGTCGATGCGCTGCGCACGCAACCGGCCACCCGCGCTTGA
- the pstB gene encoding phosphate ABC transporter ATP-binding protein PstB — translation MASAVESTLKTKAQTSNLSFYYGAIQALKNIHLTLAEHRVTALIGPSGCGKTTYLRCFNRMHDLYPGNRYEGQILLYPDEVNIVGPEVDPIEVRMRVSMVFQKPNPFPKSVYENVAYGLRVRGVRNRAELDEKVERALRQAALWEEVKDRLASLAFNLSGGQQQRLCIARALASEPEIILFDEPTSALDPLATLKIEELMGKLKQSITILIVTHNMQQAARISDFTAFMYLGEVIESGQTNQMFDHPTNQLTEQYVAGHFG, via the coding sequence ATGGCTTCTGCTGTTGAATCCACCCTCAAGACCAAGGCCCAGACCAGCAACCTCAGCTTCTACTACGGGGCGATCCAGGCACTCAAAAATATCCACCTCACCCTCGCCGAGCACCGGGTGACGGCCCTCATCGGTCCTTCCGGCTGCGGTAAGACCACCTACTTGCGCTGCTTCAACCGCATGCACGATCTGTATCCGGGCAATCGCTACGAAGGGCAGATCCTGCTCTACCCGGATGAAGTCAACATTGTCGGTCCCGAGGTGGACCCGATCGAGGTGCGCATGCGGGTGAGCATGGTCTTTCAGAAGCCCAACCCCTTTCCCAAATCGGTGTACGAAAACGTCGCCTACGGTCTGCGCGTGCGCGGCGTGCGCAACCGCGCGGAACTGGACGAAAAAGTCGAGCGCGCCCTCCGCCAGGCGGCCCTGTGGGAAGAAGTCAAAGACCGCCTGGCTAGCCTCGCTTTCAACCTCTCGGGGGGACAGCAGCAGCGGCTGTGCATCGCCCGCGCCCTGGCGAGCGAACCGGAGATTATCTTATTCGACGAGCCGACCTCCGCCCTCGACCCGCTCGCCACGCTCAAAATCGAGGAGCTGATGGGCAAGCTCAAGCAGTCGATCACCATCTTGATCGTCACCCACAACATGCAGCAGGCTGCCCGCATCTCCGATTTCACCGCCTTTATGTACCTGGGTGAGGTGATCGAAAGCGGCCAGACCAACCAGATGTTCGACCACCCCACCAACCAGCTGACCGAGCAGTACGTCGCGGGGCACTTCGGGTAA
- the pstA gene encoding phosphate ABC transporter permease PstA codes for MDAVQLREAIKSRKRADLSFAAAGLLALLVGLVTLTALMVDLAVDGTARLRPEFFTSFPSRFAEQAGILSAWVGSCLVMLVTAAAAVPLGVASGIYLEEYAPKNWFTEIIEVNITNLAGVPSIIFGLMALGLFVYGLGLGESILTAGLTLALLILPIVIVSTRESLRAVPDSIREAAYALGATRWQVVSDHILPYSTGGILTGIIIGLSRAIGETAPLITIGALTFIAFLPDLPLRAEFPFFSFQWLSSGFTVLPIQMFNWVSRPQEAFQLNAAAAGLVLIVMTLGMNALAIYLRYSFRKRIKW; via the coding sequence ATGGACGCGGTGCAACTGCGTGAGGCGATCAAAAGCCGCAAGCGCGCCGATCTCAGCTTTGCCGCCGCCGGATTGCTGGCGCTGCTGGTCGGGCTGGTGACGCTGACGGCGTTGATGGTGGATCTGGCCGTCGACGGTACCGCCCGGTTGCGGCCTGAATTTTTTACTTCCTTTCCCTCCCGCTTTGCCGAGCAGGCCGGGATCTTGTCGGCCTGGGTGGGCAGCTGCCTGGTGATGCTGGTGACGGCGGCGGCGGCGGTGCCTTTGGGGGTGGCGTCGGGCATTTACCTGGAGGAGTACGCCCCCAAAAACTGGTTCACCGAGATTATCGAGGTCAATATCACCAACCTCGCCGGGGTGCCTTCGATCATCTTCGGGCTGATGGCTTTGGGGTTATTTGTCTACGGTCTGGGATTGGGGGAGAGCATCCTCACTGCCGGGCTCACCCTGGCACTGCTTATCTTGCCTATCGTGATCGTCTCGACGCGCGAATCGCTGCGGGCGGTGCCCGACTCGATCCGCGAAGCCGCCTACGCCCTCGGGGCCACCCGCTGGCAGGTGGTGAGCGACCATATCCTGCCCTATTCGACCGGCGGCATCCTGACAGGGATCATCATCGGCCTCTCGCGGGCGATCGGCGAGACGGCCCCGCTTATCACCATCGGTGCTTTGACCTTTATCGCCTTCTTGCCGGATTTACCCTTGCGGGCCGAGTTTCCGTTTTTCTCCTTCCAGTGGCTTTCCTCGGGCTTCACGGTGCTGCCCATCCAGATGTTCAACTGGGTGTCGCGCCCCCAAGAGGCTTTTCAGCTCAACGCTGCTGCCGCCGGACTGGTGCTTATCGTGATGACCCTCGGCATGAACGCGCTCGCCATCTACTTGCGCTACTCTTTTCGCAAACGCATCAAGTGGTAA
- a CDS encoding ArsR/SmtB family transcription factor yields the protein MSLHSCAPCLPAEAPLFTPQDEEEERQFATLCKALGHPIRVRILKILATRATCICGDLVEMLPVSQSTVSEHLRILKQAGLVQGEVDGPRVCYCIDPATLGRFKTLAGSL from the coding sequence ATGAGCCTCCACAGTTGTGCTCCCTGTTTGCCCGCCGAAGCGCCCCTCTTCACACCGCAAGACGAAGAAGAAGAGCGCCAGTTCGCCACCCTTTGCAAAGCGCTCGGCCACCCGATCCGGGTGCGCATTCTCAAGATTCTTGCTACCCGCGCCACCTGCATCTGCGGCGACCTAGTCGAGATGTTGCCGGTGTCGCAGTCGACCGTCTCCGAGCACCTGCGCATCCTCAAGCAGGCGGGGCTGGTGCAGGGGGAGGTGGACGGACCCCGCGTCTGCTACTGCATCGACCCAGCCACCCTCGGGCGCTTCAAAACTCTTGCCGGGTCGCTGTAG
- a CDS encoding dual specificity protein phosphatase 23 — protein sequence MEQSITENLWWVIPGKLGGVRKPTEAEIAELQASGVGGIVSVMDDPGNLDLYERAGLPYRWLPVKGGTAPTREQITQLQDFVEEQNALGAGVAVHCTSGRRRTGTFLAAYLIAQSHSSEEALQIVQTANPDVELREAQIEFLRNFARP from the coding sequence ATGGAACAGTCGATTACAGAAAATTTGTGGTGGGTCATCCCCGGCAAGCTCGGAGGCGTCCGCAAACCGACCGAAGCAGAGATCGCCGAGTTGCAGGCGAGCGGTGTCGGAGGGATTGTCTCGGTGATGGACGACCCCGGCAATCTCGACCTGTACGAACGGGCGGGGCTGCCGTACCGTTGGCTGCCGGTGAAGGGCGGAACAGCCCCAACCCGCGAGCAGATTACCCAGTTGCAGGACTTCGTCGAGGAGCAAAATGCCCTCGGTGCAGGTGTGGCCGTGCACTGCACCAGCGGCAGACGGCGCACCGGCACTTTCCTCGCGGCCTATTTGATCGCCCAGAGCCATTCGAGCGAGGAAGCACTGCAAATTGTCCAGACCGCCAATCCCGACGTCGAACTGAGGGAAGCGCAAATCGAGTTTTTGCGGAATTTTGCCCGGCCATGA
- a CDS encoding PstS family phosphate ABC transporter substrate-binding protein produces the protein MVSVRKEAGLGLIAAALFGAIAAVGAAAQSLIQIDGSSTVFPITEAAAEAFQKSKQGAVKVTVEVSGTGGGFKKFCRGETDISDASRPILKKEMDACKKMGIQYIELPVAFDALTVMVHPSNTWAGDLTVAELKTIWEPAAQIKITNWNQVRSSFPNVPLKLYGPGTDSGTFDYFTEAVVGKAKASRGDFTASEDDNVLVQGIANDKNALGYFGYAYYAENKNKLKAVGIDGGKGPVLPSEKTVEDGSYSPLSRPIFIYVNAAAAVEKPELRQFVEFYLKNAPTLAKQVKYVPLPTTAYNVSLGHFQQNRIGTVFGGQAEVGSKIEDLLARKPQY, from the coding sequence ATGGTGTCGGTCCGCAAAGAGGCAGGATTAGGCCTGATCGCGGCGGCTTTGTTTGGTGCAATTGCCGCCGTCGGTGCCGCTGCCCAGTCGCTCATCCAAATCGATGGCTCCAGCACAGTCTTCCCGATCACCGAAGCCGCCGCTGAAGCCTTTCAAAAAAGCAAACAGGGAGCGGTAAAGGTCACCGTCGAGGTCTCGGGCACCGGCGGCGGCTTTAAAAAGTTCTGCCGCGGTGAGACCGATATTTCCGACGCTTCGCGGCCGATTCTCAAAAAAGAAATGGATGCCTGCAAAAAAATGGGCATTCAGTACATCGAACTGCCGGTGGCCTTCGACGCGCTCACCGTCATGGTGCACCCATCCAACACTTGGGCCGGCGACCTCACCGTCGCCGAACTGAAAACCATCTGGGAACCGGCGGCCCAGATCAAAATCACCAACTGGAATCAGGTGCGTTCATCGTTTCCGAACGTACCTTTGAAGCTCTACGGCCCCGGCACCGACTCCGGCACCTTCGACTACTTCACCGAGGCGGTGGTCGGCAAAGCCAAAGCCAGCCGCGGCGACTTTACCGCCTCCGAAGACGACAACGTCCTGGTGCAGGGCATCGCCAACGACAAGAACGCTTTGGGCTACTTCGGCTACGCCTACTACGCCGAGAACAAGAACAAGCTCAAGGCAGTGGGCATCGACGGCGGTAAAGGTCCTGTACTGCCCTCGGAGAAGACGGTCGAAGACGGCAGCTACAGTCCCCTTTCGCGGCCCATTTTCATCTACGTCAATGCTGCGGCAGCGGTCGAGAAGCCCGAACTGCGCCAGTTCGTCGAGTTCTACCTCAAAAACGCACCGACCCTCGCCAAACAGGTCAAGTACGTGCCACTGCCGACGACAGCTTACAACGTCTCCCTGGGCCACTTCCAACAAAATCGCATCGGCACCGTCTTTGGCGGTCAGGCGGAGGTGGGTTCCAAGATCGAAGACCTGCTCGCCCGCAAACCCCAGTACTGA
- a CDS encoding ArsR/SmtB family transcription factor → MLQQKLIHSDCLSAEQFAAQFHALSEPLRLQVLEVLRAQELCVCELGEKLGVAQSKLSFHLKTLKEAGLVRTRQEKRWVYYSVNLPGLVAVEQYLADYRRFSPLLPARSCDDSPK, encoded by the coding sequence TTGCTCCAACAGAAATTGATTCATAGCGACTGTCTGAGCGCCGAGCAGTTCGCCGCCCAGTTTCACGCGCTCTCCGAACCGCTGCGCCTGCAGGTGCTGGAGGTGCTGCGCGCCCAGGAATTGTGCGTCTGCGAACTGGGCGAAAAACTGGGGGTGGCCCAGTCTAAACTTTCATTTCATCTCAAAACGCTTAAAGAAGCCGGTCTGGTGCGCACGCGCCAGGAGAAGCGCTGGGTCTACTACAGTGTCAACTTGCCCGGCCTGGTCGCCGTTGAGCAGTACCTGGCCGACTACCGGCGCTTCAGCCCGCTGCTCCCGGCGCGCTCCTGCGACGACAGCCCCAAATAA
- the arsH gene encoding arsenical resistance protein ArsH, protein MSDFEHPPRILFLYGSLRERSYSRLLAEEAGRIIADMGAEVRFYDPRTLPVYAGVEPDHPKVQELRDLSLWSEGQVWSSPEMHGQITGILKNQIDWIPLTLGSLRPTQGRTLAVMQVSGGSQSFNAVNTLRLLGRWMRMFTIPNQSSVAKAYNEFHEDGTMKDSPYRDRVIDVMEELYKFTVLLRPHTAHLTDRYSERKEKAAQAMADQKP, encoded by the coding sequence ATGTCCGACTTCGAGCATCCCCCCCGGATTTTGTTTTTGTACGGTTCGCTGCGCGAGCGCTCCTACAGCCGCCTGCTCGCTGAAGAGGCCGGCCGGATTATCGCCGATATGGGAGCAGAAGTACGCTTTTACGACCCGCGCACTCTGCCCGTCTACGCCGGCGTCGAGCCCGATCACCCCAAAGTGCAGGAATTGCGCGATCTGAGTCTCTGGTCGGAAGGCCAGGTGTGGTCGAGTCCTGAGATGCACGGGCAAATCACTGGCATCCTCAAAAATCAGATCGACTGGATCCCGCTGACGTTGGGATCGCTGCGGCCCACCCAGGGGCGTACCCTCGCCGTCATGCAGGTAAGCGGCGGCTCCCAGTCGTTCAACGCCGTCAACACGCTGCGCTTGCTCGGTCGCTGGATGCGCATGTTCACCATCCCCAACCAGTCGTCGGTGGCCAAGGCCTATAACGAATTTCATGAGGACGGCACCATGAAGGACTCGCCCTACCGGGATCGGGTGATCGACGTCATGGAAGAACTGTACAAATTCACTGTCTTGCTCCGTCCCCACACCGCCCACCTCACCGACCGCTACAGCGAGCGCAAGGAAAAGGCGGCCCAGGCAATGGCCGACCAGAAGCCGTGA
- a CDS encoding PstS family phosphate ABC transporter substrate-binding protein produces the protein MMKKSVVVGISVAVLAAASMVLAAQNTTARPSQVSIDGSSTVHPITRTAVEEFLSRNPQIAKGAFAVGFSGTGGGLKKLCTGEIDIAGASRPISRQEIQSCRNNNIAFMELPVAFDALTVVVHPKNTWASEITVAELKKIWERASQGKITRWSQVRPGWPDRPLKLYGPGRDSGTYDYFAEAILGSANTDTRSDYVDSEDDDVLVRGVSEDPDALSYFGYAYYEASRGRLKALAVANGLGAVAPSRQAVEKNLYQPLARPLFLYVNMVSSQTKPPVREFVGFYLQHAGRIVNAVGYVPLPPEGYHIANNHFWRGKRGTVYGGKAQIGLTLRQMLLKTASF, from the coding sequence ATGATGAAAAAGTCAGTTGTTGTCGGTATTTCTGTCGCAGTACTCGCCGCAGCCAGCATGGTGCTTGCGGCTCAAAACACCACCGCCCGCCCTTCACAGGTCAGCATCGACGGTTCGAGCACGGTCCACCCGATCACCCGGACCGCTGTCGAGGAGTTTCTATCGCGCAACCCGCAGATCGCCAAAGGTGCATTCGCCGTTGGCTTTTCCGGAACCGGGGGCGGTTTGAAAAAGCTTTGCACCGGCGAAATCGACATCGCCGGTGCTTCTCGGCCCATTTCGCGGCAAGAAATTCAGTCTTGCCGCAACAACAATATCGCCTTTATGGAACTGCCGGTGGCCTTCGACGCGCTCACGGTCGTCGTCCACCCCAAAAATACCTGGGCTAGCGAGATCACCGTCGCCGAACTCAAAAAAATCTGGGAGCGCGCCTCCCAGGGCAAAATCACCCGCTGGAGTCAGGTGCGCCCCGGCTGGCCTGACCGGCCACTCAAGCTCTACGGACCCGGCCGCGACTCGGGCACTTATGACTACTTTGCCGAGGCGATTTTGGGCTCCGCCAACACCGACACCCGCAGCGACTATGTCGACAGCGAGGACGACGACGTGCTGGTCAGAGGGGTCAGCGAAGATCCCGACGCCCTGAGCTACTTTGGCTACGCCTACTACGAAGCGAGCCGTGGACGCCTCAAAGCGCTTGCGGTGGCAAACGGCCTGGGAGCTGTTGCGCCCTCCCGGCAGGCTGTCGAGAAAAACCTCTACCAACCCTTGGCGCGGCCGCTGTTTCTCTACGTCAACATGGTCTCCAGCCAGACAAAACCCCCGGTGCGGGAGTTCGTCGGATTTTATCTGCAACATGCCGGACGGATCGTGAACGCCGTCGGGTATGTTCCCCTGCCGCCGGAGGGTTACCACATCGCCAACAATCACTTCTGGCGGGGCAAGCGCGGCACGGTGTACGGCGGGAAGGCCCAGATAGGATTGACCCTGCGCCAGATGCTCCTCAAAACCGCCAGTTTCTAG